From a region of the Tachypleus tridentatus isolate NWPU-2018 chromosome 1, ASM421037v1, whole genome shotgun sequence genome:
- the LOC143248512 gene encoding transmembrane protein 64, producing the protein MDYGSVNIFPVINAEHAKQITSGIVQMQLYKTSLLDEEKGEFSSTNYSSTDSSSGERSWNYALYLCLYISLILGIFLLLLFIGKDFIQSCLIWLDSQEEWIVCIVFFILYTVVSFPFVWGYIILNIACGYHFGFLPGLTVNIVAAAFGMSVAHFIMKKNMVNFIASRLVAMEAMWPIMAVLENTQAVKVVAVSRLSPLPFGLVNAAFAVTSIHWLVYVLASSLGLLPAQIISVYLGTTVRSMKEVLADESTAFTGYSMISIQILVSVGLMTCIVRKARRELKRTMEKELQTKTKMTSETPGTSAYIEL; encoded by the exons ATGGACTATGGCAGTGTAAATATTTTCCCTGTAATTAATGCTGAACATGCCAAACAAATTACATCGGGTATTGTTCAAATgcagttgtacaaaacatcattATTAGATGAAGAAAAGGGAGAATTTTCTTCAACAAATTATAGTTCAACAGATTCATCAAGTGGTGAACGTTCATGGAACTATGctttgtatttatgtttatatatcagTCTTATTTTGGGAATATTTTTGTTACTCTTGTTCATTGGAAAAGACTTTATTCAGAGTTGTTTAATATGGTTAGATTCTCAAGAGGAATGGATAGtgtgtattgttttctttatccTCTATACTGTTGTGTCATTCCCATTTGTATGGGGCTATATTATTCTGAATATTGCATGTGGATACCATTTTGGATTTCTTCCTGGCCTAACAGTTAATATTGTTGCTGCTGCTTTTGGAATGAGTGTTGCTCAttttattatgaagaaaaatatgGTGAATTTTATAGCTTCTCGTCTTGTAGCCATGGAAGCAATGTGGCCAATCATGGCAGTTTTAGAAAACACACAAGCTGTGAAAGTTGTGGCAGTCTCGAGGCTATCACCTTTACCTTTTGGCTTGGTAAATGCTGCCTTTGCC GTGACATCCATCCATTGGCTGGTTTATGTATTGGCATCATCATTAGGACTTCTGCCAGCTCAAATTATAAGTGTTTACCTGGGAACTACAGTACGTTCAATGAAAGAAGTTCTTGCTGATGAATCTACTGCTTTTACTGGTTATAGTATGATCTCGATACAG ATTCTTGTAAGTGTTGGTCTTATGACTTGCATTGTCCGAAAAGCAAGACGGGAGCTAAAAAGAACAATGGAAAAGGAATTACAGACAAAAACTAAAATGACATCTGAAACACCAGGAACTAGTGCTTATAttgaattataa